The Terriglobia bacterium genome has a window encoding:
- a CDS encoding prolyl oligopeptidase family serine peptidase gives MAPAPGGPAAGGGGGPQFSDDSRWIAYFVYPPERTGAAGARGTAGRGAAPATSGGRGGAQSTTGAAPAAAPTRLLELLNLASGEKTSWDNVASFAFAEGSRVLIIKRPKLDREATHNGTDLIIRRLDRGVDELFGSTGEFAVNKGGTLLAFATDAADMTGNGISVLSLATGMRRTLDSGKALYERLVWNDEGTALALLKGAKKTGFVERENSLLAFKGMDKEPEGFEFKSTDAADFPKDMVISEKAALSWSEDLSKVFFGIKEQEKEPEKKRDDAPAVANVDIWHWKDDRIQAEQMIRANTDRNFTFRAVSILSTKKFVRLTDESMRTIQLTQNEAWGIGRDDRAYISDWEESKSDYYRVNTTTGERTPMFKAQGETLGLSPDSKHFLYWKDGHVWDYVIETGETKNLTQRAAVSFVDKDYDHPGTKPSYRVAGFAKDGRGVVLNHKYDLYLQPYDGSPAVNLTGGVGTREEIRFRYQPLGGEADQAVTTREEGEEDPDLDDRQAGGPGGRQQDRTIDLSKPVLLTAFGEWTKKAGFYELNGKDLKRLIYEDKAFGGVTKAKKADRLLFTQGTFVDFPNYYVTDTKFSNPRQVTDANPQQSEYQWGHRILFDFKNKAGIRMQGTLAIPDDYKQGQKLPMLVNFYEKNSQNLHVYQAPAYASSPQFAGFVSQGYLVMQPDIHYNTRTSHSDMLECVEAAVQKVIDMGYADPKRIGLHGHSYSGQGSAFISTQSKMFAAIVAGAAATDLISDFNQLWKSSGTNQHRYDIYGQGRFGSNPYDDLQLFIDQSAVFHARTMNTPLLLLHGTDDGSVEWLQAVEFYNALRFNKKNVILLSYPGEAHGLRNIENQKDFLARIQQFYDHYLKDKPAPDWMTNSVPFLKKAK, from the coding sequence GTGGCGCCGGCGCCCGGCGGCCCTGCAGCCGGTGGCGGAGGCGGCCCCCAGTTCTCCGATGACTCCCGTTGGATTGCCTATTTCGTGTATCCCCCTGAGCGCACCGGTGCCGCCGGCGCGCGCGGAACTGCTGGACGCGGCGCCGCGCCCGCGACTTCGGGCGGCCGGGGCGGGGCTCAAAGCACAACAGGTGCGGCGCCTGCAGCCGCACCCACGCGCCTGCTGGAACTGCTCAACCTGGCGAGCGGCGAAAAGACGTCCTGGGACAACGTTGCCTCCTTCGCCTTTGCCGAGGGTTCACGGGTCCTGATCATCAAGCGGCCGAAGCTCGATCGCGAAGCCACTCATAACGGCACAGACTTGATCATCCGGCGACTCGACCGCGGGGTGGACGAACTGTTTGGCAGCACCGGAGAATTTGCCGTGAACAAGGGAGGCACGCTGCTGGCCTTTGCCACCGATGCCGCGGACATGACCGGGAACGGCATCTCCGTTTTGTCCCTCGCCACTGGCATGCGCCGGACCCTGGACAGCGGCAAAGCACTCTACGAGCGACTGGTCTGGAACGACGAAGGAACGGCGCTTGCCTTGCTCAAAGGCGCAAAGAAGACTGGTTTTGTCGAGCGAGAAAACAGTCTCCTGGCCTTCAAGGGGATGGACAAGGAGCCCGAAGGTTTCGAATTCAAATCGACCGACGCCGCCGATTTTCCCAAGGACATGGTCATCAGCGAAAAAGCCGCCTTGTCCTGGAGTGAGGATCTGAGCAAGGTCTTCTTCGGCATCAAGGAGCAGGAGAAGGAGCCTGAGAAGAAAAGGGACGACGCGCCGGCGGTCGCCAATGTCGACATCTGGCACTGGAAGGACGACCGCATCCAGGCCGAGCAGATGATCCGCGCCAACACCGACCGGAACTTCACCTTTCGGGCCGTTTCTATCCTCAGCACCAAAAAATTCGTCCGGCTCACGGACGAGAGCATGCGCACGATCCAGCTCACCCAGAACGAGGCCTGGGGTATCGGCCGCGACGATCGCGCCTACATCTCCGACTGGGAGGAGTCCAAGTCCGATTACTATCGCGTCAACACGACAACCGGCGAGCGGACGCCGATGTTCAAGGCGCAGGGCGAGACGCTGGGTTTGTCACCCGACTCCAAACACTTCCTCTACTGGAAGGACGGCCACGTCTGGGATTACGTCATCGAGACCGGCGAAACGAAAAACCTGACGCAGCGCGCCGCGGTCAGCTTTGTCGACAAGGACTATGACCATCCCGGTACCAAACCCTCCTACCGCGTTGCGGGATTCGCAAAAGACGGCCGGGGAGTAGTTCTCAACCACAAATACGACCTTTACCTGCAGCCCTATGACGGTTCGCCCGCAGTGAACCTGACCGGGGGTGTGGGCACCAGGGAAGAGATCCGCTTCCGATACCAGCCCCTTGGAGGCGAAGCAGATCAGGCTGTTACCACCAGGGAGGAAGGCGAGGAGGATCCAGATCTCGACGACCGGCAGGCAGGCGGACCAGGAGGACGCCAGCAGGACCGGACCATCGACCTCTCCAAGCCTGTGCTCCTTACGGCCTTCGGCGAGTGGACAAAGAAAGCGGGTTTCTACGAGCTCAACGGCAAGGATCTGAAAAGACTTATTTACGAAGACAAGGCTTTCGGCGGTGTGACCAAGGCGAAAAAGGCAGACCGACTGCTTTTCACCCAGGGGACGTTCGTCGATTTCCCGAACTATTACGTCACGGACACTAAGTTTTCGAATCCCAGGCAGGTGACGGACGCCAATCCCCAGCAATCGGAATACCAGTGGGGGCACCGCATCCTGTTCGACTTCAAGAACAAGGCAGGCATCCGGATGCAGGGCACGCTGGCCATCCCGGACGACTACAAGCAGGGGCAGAAGCTGCCCATGTTAGTCAATTTTTACGAAAAGAATTCCCAGAACCTCCATGTGTACCAGGCGCCAGCCTACGCCTCGAGTCCGCAGTTCGCAGGATTCGTGAGTCAAGGCTACCTGGTCATGCAGCCTGACATTCATTACAACACGCGCACATCTCACTCGGACATGCTCGAATGCGTCGAGGCGGCGGTTCAGAAGGTCATCGACATGGGTTATGCGGACCCGAAGCGGATCGGCCTCCACGGCCACAGCTACAGCGGCCAGGGCTCCGCTTTCATTTCCACCCAGTCGAAGATGTTTGCCGCGATCGTGGCCGGCGCCGCCGCGACGGACCTGATCAGCGACTTCAACCAGCTCTGGAAGAGCAGCGGCACAAACCAGCATCGATACGACATCTACGGCCAAGGCCGATTCGGCTCGAACCCTTACGACGACCTCCAACTCTTCATCGACCAGTCCGCGGTCTTTCACGCCCGGACGATGAATACGCCGCTCCTGCTCTTGCACGGCACGGATGACGGCTCGGTCGAGTGGTTGCAGGCGGTCGAGTTTTATAATGCCCTGCGCTTTAACAAGAAAAATGTGATTTTGCTGTCGTATCCCGGCGAGGCCCACGGCCTGCGCAATATCGAAAACCAGAAAGACTTCCTGGCCCGTATCCAGCAGTTCTACGACCACTACCTCAAGGACAAGCCTGCGCCCGACTGGATGACCAACAGCGTGCCGTTCTTGAAGAAAGCGAAATAG
- a CDS encoding TonB-dependent receptor encodes MFLNKRNTTLAGGYVTVGASFGYRFGKYELRLDGINLTDRRPPVSESELGDAQYYWLPARRLDLTLAYRF; translated from the coding sequence CTGTTTCTCAACAAGAGAAACACGACGCTCGCGGGCGGCTATGTAACAGTCGGTGCCAGCTTCGGCTATCGCTTCGGAAAATACGAACTGCGGCTGGACGGCATCAATCTCACCGACAGAAGGCCGCCGGTGTCCGAGAGCGAGCTCGGCGACGCGCAGTACTACTGGCTGCCGGCCAGGCGTCTCGATCTGACCCTGGCCTATCGGTTCTAA
- the cydB gene encoding cytochrome d ubiquinol oxidase subunit II, with translation MTLDLNTVWFVLVGVLLTGYALLDGFDLGVGALHLLAKKDEERRIMLNAIGPVWDGNEVWLVTGGGALFAAFPHVYATVFSGFYMALMLLLVMLIFRAVAIEFRSKQPMVWWRKTWDISFSVTSLASSLLLGVALGNIAWGVPLRPDHEYAGTFLGLLNPYSLLVGVTTVALFMMHGAIYLVLKTEGTLHERVRGWVKNAIIFFSLCYTITTMATLLYVPHMVVAIKTHPVFFGISLLNTLAIANIPREIHHGRDFYAFLSSCAAMAALMTLFGIGMYPDIVTAANDPANSLTVYNAASSPKTLGIMLVIAIIGVPLVLSYTASIYWVFRGKVKLDRFSY, from the coding sequence ATGACCCTGGACCTCAACACGGTGTGGTTTGTTCTGGTAGGGGTGCTGCTGACCGGCTATGCACTGCTGGACGGGTTTGATCTTGGGGTCGGAGCCCTCCACCTCCTGGCCAAAAAGGACGAGGAGCGCCGGATCATGCTCAATGCCATCGGGCCGGTCTGGGACGGGAACGAGGTATGGCTGGTCACCGGCGGGGGTGCTCTCTTCGCGGCGTTCCCTCATGTCTACGCCACGGTCTTCTCGGGCTTTTATATGGCGCTCATGCTGCTGCTCGTGATGCTTATCTTTCGGGCTGTGGCCATCGAGTTCCGCAGTAAGCAACCCATGGTCTGGTGGCGCAAAACCTGGGACATCAGCTTCAGCGTGACCAGTCTTGCCTCAAGCCTCCTTTTGGGGGTGGCCTTGGGTAACATCGCCTGGGGCGTGCCGCTGCGTCCGGACCACGAGTATGCCGGAACTTTCCTGGGACTGTTGAATCCTTACTCGCTGCTGGTGGGAGTAACCACGGTCGCTCTGTTCATGATGCACGGAGCCATCTATCTGGTGTTGAAAACCGAAGGCACTTTGCATGAGAGGGTCCGCGGCTGGGTCAAAAACGCCATCATCTTCTTCAGTCTCTGCTATACGATCACGACCATGGCGACGCTTCTCTACGTGCCGCACATGGTGGTTGCGATCAAGACCCATCCAGTTTTCTTCGGCATTTCGCTCCTGAACACGCTGGCGATCGCCAACATTCCCCGGGAGATCCACCATGGCCGTGATTTTTATGCATTTCTTTCCTCATGCGCTGCCATGGCAGCGCTGATGACGCTTTTCGGCATCGGCATGTACCCCGATATCGTAACGGCCGCCAACGACCCCGCGAACAGCCTGACGGTCTATAACGCGGCATCTTCTCCGAAAACTCTCGGCATCATGCTGGTAATCGCGATCATCGGAGTGCCTCTGGTTCTCTCGTATACGGCAAGTATATACTGGGTATTCCGAGGTAAGGTCAAACTGGACCGGTTCAGCTATTGA